Proteins found in one Kangiella sediminilitoris genomic segment:
- a CDS encoding M90 family metallopeptidase, producing MLPLYIFLFVCAGLIVWIATSNYRKRKKRQLISSEPFPKEWRQILRKNLSFFYKIPSDLQLQLKDKMKIFLSEKEFIGHQGQEITEEVRVTIAAQACLLLLNRPTDFYPFLKTISVYPAAFITNRATQDSSGVHQRDSRVLLGESWNRGKVILSWQDSAQGAADFEDGHNLVIHEFAHQLDGESGVTNGAPPLTQEQDYDTWSQVLSSEFEDLRQQAQKGERTLIDHYGATNPAEFFAVASEVFFEKPAELKKRHSKLYAQLQKYYSVDPSAWV from the coding sequence ATGCTACCACTCTATATTTTCCTATTTGTATGTGCTGGGTTAATCGTTTGGATTGCGACATCGAATTATAGAAAACGGAAAAAGCGTCAACTGATCAGCAGCGAGCCTTTTCCGAAAGAGTGGCGACAGATATTGCGAAAAAATTTAAGCTTCTTCTACAAGATTCCGTCCGACCTTCAGCTTCAACTTAAAGATAAGATGAAAATCTTTCTGTCTGAAAAGGAATTTATAGGCCATCAAGGTCAGGAAATTACTGAAGAAGTCCGTGTCACAATTGCTGCTCAGGCATGCCTGTTACTATTAAATAGACCAACAGACTTTTACCCTTTCCTAAAAACCATCTCGGTCTATCCAGCCGCGTTTATTACCAATCGTGCCACTCAGGACAGTTCTGGCGTTCACCAGCGAGATTCACGAGTGCTACTTGGAGAGTCATGGAATCGAGGAAAAGTGATTCTGTCATGGCAGGATTCAGCACAGGGAGCTGCGGATTTTGAAGACGGTCATAACTTGGTGATTCACGAATTTGCTCACCAGCTGGATGGCGAGTCTGGCGTCACCAATGGTGCTCCCCCATTAACGCAGGAGCAGGATTATGATACCTGGTCTCAGGTTCTGTCTTCTGAATTTGAAGACTTGAGGCAGCAAGCGCAAAAAGGCGAACGCACTCTAATTGATCACTATGGTGCTACCAATCCAGCTGAGTTCTTTGCCGTCGCCAGCGAGGTTTTCTTCGAAAAGCCAGCTGAACTCAAAAAACGTCATAGCAAACTTTATGCGCAGCTTCAAAAATACTACTCTGTAGATCCCTCGGCCTGGGTATAA
- a CDS encoding AbgT family transporter, with protein MSEETSSANGVVARFLNTIERVGNKLPDPAIIFLVAMLIIWLLSWLFSGVNFSAIDPRTGDPIVIKNLLTGDSLASFLSGMVKTFTGFAPLGVVLVAMLGVGVAEHSGYINTGIKLMLKRTPKMLLTPMIILVAIVSHTATDAGYVLVIPLAGVIYYAMGRHPLAGIAAAFAGVSGGFSANFIPSGIDPLLQSFTQSSAQIIQEGMQVNPLNNWFFTSASSLFIILLGWYITDKIIEPRLQKTKIDGDTDDLPEFDTVSSKEKVSFYVATLVMVIGLVLLAWASWGEDSPMRHDGSLTNFSAPLMQSIVPLIFLLFWIPGAVYGFIAGTFKTSKDMIDAMSKAMGGMAYYIVMAFFCALFIAAFAQSNLGALLAIEGAQVLKAMALPSGVTVIGIVLLTAFVNLFVGSASAKWALLAPIFVPMLMQLGISPDLTQAAYRVGDSSSNIITPLMPYFPLVVVYCQKYVKDTGIGTLIAMMLPFSIAFLVGWSLFLLAYWGLGIPLGLQASYGFPG; from the coding sequence ATGAGTGAAGAAACGAGCAGCGCAAATGGCGTTGTGGCTCGCTTTTTAAATACTATTGAGCGAGTAGGGAACAAGCTGCCGGATCCGGCGATAATTTTCTTGGTAGCCATGTTGATAATTTGGCTATTGTCCTGGTTATTTTCAGGCGTCAACTTTTCAGCAATAGATCCTCGAACAGGCGACCCTATTGTTATTAAAAACCTTTTAACAGGTGATTCATTAGCCAGCTTTCTGTCAGGAATGGTAAAAACCTTTACTGGCTTTGCGCCACTGGGCGTGGTGTTGGTTGCGATGTTAGGTGTCGGTGTTGCCGAGCATTCTGGCTATATCAATACTGGCATCAAATTGATGTTGAAGCGTACGCCGAAAATGTTGCTAACACCCATGATCATTCTCGTGGCGATTGTCAGTCATACTGCAACCGATGCTGGATACGTGTTAGTTATTCCACTGGCGGGTGTTATCTATTATGCCATGGGCAGACATCCACTGGCTGGTATCGCTGCAGCATTTGCTGGCGTGAGTGGTGGCTTCAGTGCAAACTTTATCCCTTCCGGCATTGATCCTTTGCTACAGAGTTTTACTCAGAGTTCTGCTCAGATCATTCAGGAAGGTATGCAGGTCAACCCACTGAATAACTGGTTCTTCACTTCGGCATCAAGTCTGTTCATTATATTATTGGGCTGGTATATCACCGATAAGATTATTGAACCTCGATTACAGAAAACCAAAATTGATGGTGATACGGATGACCTGCCGGAGTTTGATACGGTTTCGTCAAAAGAAAAAGTATCATTTTATGTAGCAACCCTGGTTATGGTTATAGGGCTTGTATTGCTGGCATGGGCATCGTGGGGTGAAGACTCACCGATGCGTCACGACGGATCATTAACAAACTTCAGTGCACCGTTGATGCAGTCCATCGTCCCACTCATTTTCTTATTATTCTGGATTCCGGGCGCAGTTTACGGCTTTATCGCAGGAACCTTCAAAACATCCAAAGATATGATTGATGCCATGAGCAAAGCGATGGGTGGTATGGCTTATTACATTGTGATGGCATTCTTCTGTGCATTGTTTATTGCTGCATTTGCTCAGTCTAACCTTGGTGCTCTACTGGCGATTGAAGGTGCGCAGGTGTTAAAGGCAATGGCATTACCAAGTGGTGTTACGGTAATTGGTATTGTACTGCTGACGGCCTTTGTAAACTTGTTCGTGGGCTCCGCTTCAGCAAAATGGGCTCTTCTGGCACCAATATTTGTTCCAATGCTGATGCAGCTGGGTATATCACCTGACTTAACTCAGGCGGCTTACCGTGTAGGTGACTCAAGCTCGAACATTATTACGCCATTAATGCCTTACTTCCCATTGGTTGTAGTGTATTGCCAGAAGTACGTGAAAGACACGGGTATCGGTACTTTAATTGCGATGATGCTTCCGTTCTCGATAGCTTTCTTGGTCGGTTGGAGTTTATTCCTGTTAGCTTACTGGGGGCTGGGAATTCCTCTCGGGCTTCAGGCAAGTTACGGCTTTCCTGGCTAA